The following is a genomic window from Streptomyces lincolnensis.
CACACGCCCCACGTCCCGCACGTCGACCTCGCCGATCCCCGCGCCCGACAGCAGCGAGGCCAGGACCGCGCCCACCCGTCCCGCGCCGCGGACCTGGACCCGCAGGGACCGCCGGGCGGCAAGCAGCGCGATCGCCTCACCCGGTTCGGACGCGGTCAGGGACAGCGAGGCCAGATCGGGACGCAGCCGGTCGAGGACCTCCTTCTTTCCGCGCAGCGTGTCGGCGGCCGGCCCACCGCCCTTGGCGTCGTCGACCAGCCCGGCCCCCGCCAGCCGCTCCACCAGGGCGTCGACATGGCCGTCGGGCAGGTCCATGCGCCGGCCCTCCTCACGCAGGAGCTCCAGCCCGCGCGTGCCGTTGAGCAGGTCGAGAAAGCTCGCCGTCGCCGGGTCCAGCGGACCCAGCGTCATCGCGTGCGCCGGTGTCATCCCGAACTGCACGGTGTTGCGATCACGCCAGCCGCGCCTCAGCGCGGGCTTCACGATCGGAACCCTCGGATGCGCAACCGCCGCAGACGACACCATGTGCTCCATGACAAGGCCCCCGTAGCCCTCGTAGAACGTCCCCGTGTGCCGGTGGGAACCGGTCGTGGGCCCGCCGGAGTCGGTCGGACCCCGGCGCGGTGCCACCGGCTGGAGCCAGCATGTCCAAGTCCGGCGACGGGTGCCGGAAGTTGTCCACAGGCGGTGGGTGTTAGTCGTACAAGTCAGTCGTACGCATCAAACGCTTGTGGGGGATCGGAACCCAACCGCCCCGGACTCGGGACTTCCTCCGTGTGCAGCGGGTAACGTCGGGGCGTGCCCGCCGACCCACTGCACCGCGCCGGAACGCCACAGCGCAGTACGACGAGCCAGCCGCCGAGCGGCTCGGGGGCGAGCGCGATCGAGGTGCGCAGGAGCGCCCGGCGACGCCGGACGGTCTCCGCGTACCGCGAGGGCGATCGCACCGTCGTGCTCATCCCTGCTCGGATGTCCGAGGCGGAGGAACAACGCTGGGTGAGCGTCATGCTCGACAAACTGGCTGCCCAGGAGAGCAAGCGGGTCCTCGGTGACGCCGAACTGGCCGAGCGCGCCGAGCGTCTGTCCGCCCAGTACTTCGACGGGCGGGCCCGCCCCTCGTCCGTGCGCTGGGTCACCAACCAGAACACGCGCTGGGGCTCGTGCACCCCCGCCGAGGGCAGCATCCGGTTGTCCCACCGCCTCCAGGGCATGCCCGAGTACGTCGTGGACTACGTCCTGCTGCACGAGCTCGCGCATCTGCTCGTACCCGGTCACGGACCCCGCTTCTGGCGGCTGCTGGAGGCGTATCCGCGGACCGAGCGGGCGAAGGGATATCTCGAAGGGGTGGTCGCCGCCGAGCGGTTGCCGCACCTGCCGGGCGCCCGCGGCGAGTGACCATTCGCCCGGACTGTTCGACACGCCGGTCGCGGAGCGGGATTTTGTACCGGATCTGTACCGACTTCGGCCGGTGTCCGAGTTTGCCGTTAGCCTGTCGCGACGCACTTGCATTCGGGATGGGGGACGGTCGTTACGCATGGCCAGGGAATTCCAACGCGGCCACAAGGCCAAGATCAGTGACCTCACCGCGGGGACGGATCTGTACGTAGGTGTACAGATCTCCGGTCCCGGGCTGACCTTCGACATCAGCTGCTTCGGTCTCGACGCCGACGAACGGCTTTCGGACGACCGGTACTTCATCTTCTTCAATCAGCCGAAGTCACCCGAGGACGCCATTCAGCTCCTGGGCGCCCAGTCCGGTGACACCGAGTCCTTCCGGGTCACGCTCGATCAGATTCCGCGGCAGATCCAGAAGCTGTCGTTCACGGCGACCATCGACGGCGCCGGTCAGATGTCACAGGTCGCCCCCGGGTACATCCGCATCGTCGCCGGCGGCGAAGAAGTGGCCCGGTACGCGTTCAACGGCTCGGAGTTCACCACCGAACGGGCCGTGATGCTGGGCGACTTCTATCTGAAGGACGTCTGGCGGTTCGCCGCGGTCGGGCAGGGCTTCGACGGCGGCCTGGACGCGCTGCTGAGGAACTTCGGCGGCGAGGTCGCCGAGGAGGAGCCCGCGTCCGCCGCCCCGGAGCCGGCCCAGTCGCCGACGTTCGCGCCGCCGCCGCAGCAGGCCGCGCCGCCGGCACCCGGCTTCGGCGCCCCCGCGCCTGCCCCCGCCCCGGCTCCGTCGGTCCACAACGCCCCCACGATCGTCGGCAACACTCCGCCCGCCGGCGTCGGCACCCCGCCGGGCGTGCCCCCGCAGGCACCCCCGGCACCGGCCAGCCCCCAGATGTTCACTCCGCCCGGAGCGCCCCCCGGCCAGTTCGCGCCCCCGGGGGCGCCCGCCGGACAGTTCTCGCCTCCGGGCGC
Proteins encoded in this region:
- a CDS encoding M48 family metallopeptidase, with translation MPADPLHRAGTPQRSTTSQPPSGSGASAIEVRRSARRRRTVSAYREGDRTVVLIPARMSEAEEQRWVSVMLDKLAAQESKRVLGDAELAERAERLSAQYFDGRARPSSVRWVTNQNTRWGSCTPAEGSIRLSHRLQGMPEYVVDYVLLHELAHLLVPGHGPRFWRLLEAYPRTERAKGYLEGVVAAERLPHLPGARGE
- a CDS encoding TerD family protein, with protein sequence MAREFQRGHKAKISDLTAGTDLYVGVQISGPGLTFDISCFGLDADERLSDDRYFIFFNQPKSPEDAIQLLGAQSGDTESFRVTLDQIPRQIQKLSFTATIDGAGQMSQVAPGYIRIVAGGEEVARYAFNGSEFTTERAVMLGDFYLKDVWRFAAVGQGFDGGLDALLRNFGGEVAEEEPASAAPEPAQSPTFAPPPQQAAPPAPGFGAPAPAPAPAPSVHNAPTIVGNTPPAGVGTPPGVPPQAPPAPASPQMFTPPGAPPGQFAPPGAPAGQFSPPGAPAGQFTPPGAPAAFPGQAQPFGGGTQLAPVPPEANVRVVLTKYAEAPVGDRWTEQNPYLVRATLTKDTPILAKQGSMVAYQGDIDFAHKGSGLLGKLTGALTGQGMALMRCTGNGEVFLADEASRVFVIRLQGEQLYTSARGVLAFDESLDTEIRRIEGAGLEGGGLFSMLFSGTGAVAVKTRGVPVVIPVGPATYVDGNAVIAWSAGAQAVTTTSLRLRRSGYARQTAEAVNLQFRGAPGNFVVVQPFEV